The nucleotide sequence CCACCAGTACCGAGCCCAGCGGCGGGGTGTCGATGAAAGTGACGTCGGTGTGCCAGATGGCGTTGTCGCGCAGGTCGTTCAGCGCGGTGTCCAGCACCATGATCTGCGGCGTGTCCGCTATCTTCGGGTACAGCGGGTGGATGTGCAGGTCGCCGAACCAGGCGGCGAAATCACGCTGTTGCTGCGGGCTGATGTCCTGGTTCCGGAAAAACAGCACCTGGTGCTGCAGCAGCGCGGCGCTGAGCGCCTGTTGCCGTGTGCTGTCCAGTGGCTGTGCCAGGTCGATGCCGCTGACGATGGCGCCCAGTGCCGGGCTGAGGCGGGAGAAGTGCAGACTCATGACGGTAATCCTTTCAATGGTTTTGGCCGTGCCACGGGGTAAGGCGCTGCTGTAGCCGGCGCAGGCCCAGCTCCAGCGCGAAGGCGACTAGCGCGATGACGATGATGCCGAGCACCACGACGTCGGTGACCAGGAACTGCGCGGCGGACTGGATCATGAAGCCCAGCCCGCGGGTGGCGGCGATCAGCTCCGCCGCCACCAGCGTCGACCAGCCGGCGCCAAGACCGATACGCACGCCGGTGATGATCTCCGGCAGTGCGCCGGGCAGGATCACGTGGCGCAGCAGCTGCCAGCGGCTGGCGCCCAGCGACAGCGCCGCCTGTTGCCGCAGCTGGCTGACGCTGGTCACGCCGTGGGCGGTGGCGATCAGCACCGGCGCCAGGATGGCGAGGAAGATCAGCAATACCTTGGACAACTCGCCGATGCCGAACCAGATCACGATCAGCGGCAGGTAGGCCAGCGGCGGCAGCGGGCGGTAGAACTCGATCACCGGATCGAGCAGATGCCGCGCCAGCGGAAACACGCCGATGACGATGCCCAGCGGGATGCCGACGACGACCGCCGCCAGCAGTGCCAGCAGCATGCGCTGCAGGCTGGCCAGCAGGTGCTGCGGCAGGGTGGCGTCCATGTAGCCGTTAAGCAGCAGCTCGTCGAACTTGGCCAGCACCGCTTGCGGCGGTGGCAGGAACAGCGGCGCAATTAGCCCGCTGGCGGTGAGCGCCCACCACAACAGCAACAGGCTGGCGATGCTGAGCGCGGCCCAGTGCGCCGCTTGTGGCTGCCAGTGGCGGCCGGCCGGCACGGGTGTGGCAGGCGGGGTGCCG is from Vogesella indigofera and encodes:
- the tauC gene encoding taurine ABC transporter permease TauC → MPTTPPALIAVPDTLDFGTPPATPVPAGRHWQPQAAHWAALSIASLLLLWWALTASGLIAPLFLPPPQAVLAKFDELLLNGYMDATLPQHLLASLQRMLLALLAAVVVGIPLGIVIGVFPLARHLLDPVIEFYRPLPPLAYLPLIVIWFGIGELSKVLLIFLAILAPVLIATAHGVTSVSQLRQQAALSLGASRWQLLRHVILPGALPEIITGVRIGLGAGWSTLVAAELIAATRGLGFMIQSAAQFLVTDVVVLGIIVIALVAFALELGLRRLQQRLTPWHGQNH